The sequence ATTTTTATTTGCCAAAAATGAGTTCTTCACAGCTTTGCCTTAAGCACCCCTGGGTCTTCAATCTTTGACCACATTAGAAGTCTGCTTTCCTCCTCCAAAAGCTGCAGTCCTCCTATCATATAGAAGGCTTGAACACTTTTCCCCCTCAAACACCGTATTGCTGAAGCAGTAGTAGAAGACAATCTAGTGGAGTGTTTCCTTCCTCACCAGGGGAACAGTGGAGAAGTTTGTAGCTGTGGGGAGAAGGAAACCAAGAAGGTCACTGTGTACTTGGAGGACAGGGAACAAAGAAGTCACCATCTGGGCAGCCCAAGTTTATTGCTTAATGAGCAACCACTGAACTAAACCCCCATCACACCACAGGCAACATGTGATTACAGTGCATGCAGGAGAGACTCTTCCCTCTACAGATGTAAATATTTCAATGGCTATGGCACCCAGGAGAACTTTGTTGGAAGTACAATATTACAACAGCAAAGTCAAGCACTTAAACTAGGAAATATTGGGCCTAAGGCGGTCTTTGTAGCCCCAGTCATGCTGTGATAGGATTCTTGTTTCCACAATGAAGTGTTATTTCTATGCTGGACTCCTGCTATGCTCTACAGGCCCTCATTTCCTTCAGTGTTTGCTCTGTTTCCTTGCTCCACTCAAGTCCTGCTTggaatagaaataataattttctcgTAGCCTTCTTTTTGGCCTTCTCCACTCTTAAATTAGCGCCATTCACAGATGTTAATTATCTTATTTCTGATAATGAACCTGTGGAATGAGGGTGTATCATTAACCTCACATTACAGCCAGCGAGCTGAGGCACAGAGAGATGCAGGTTGCTAGATTAATGTCCACTAATTTTGCACAGCTTTTCCTCACTTTGGAAGGTCTGACATTGAAAACTCGGTGATGATCAATGCACATCTCCCTTGACTTGAAAGAACAGTATGCTGGGAAAGCTCTCCAAAAGTTGTATCCAGGTGGCAGGCCTTGTTTCCATCACACTGGCCATGCCTTTAATGAGGAGGCACAGGGACAAGATCAGTACTTGGTTATTTTGTCCAACATTTCTTGAAACCAAACTAGTAAGAGATAATTTTATGGCTTTTTCCCCATAGTAGAGGAATGGTTCATGCTTTCTCATAAATATCTGGAATAGCAATCCAAGCCTGTGGCAGATTCTTGTGACTTTTCTCTTCCCAAACCCTCATTCCTGCTTCATTCATATCCAGAAGCTTCATTCTCCACCTTCCTGAGGCCACAGAGAGATGCAGATGGCTTTCAGTCCTCTCGATCTGCCCAGCTTATACTTAAAATGACAGCCAGTCCCACTCACTGCAGGTAGAATCTGACAGTATCTATCTGAGACATCTCTCTGTAACATCTGCAGGCTtctatatttcaaatatatggCCTTGTTTGGTTGAATGCTCACCANNNNNNNNNNNNNNNNNNNNNNNNNNNNNNNNNNNNNNNNNNNNNNNNNNNNNNNNNNNNNNNNNNNNNNNNNNNNNNNNNNNNNNNNNNNNNNNNNNNNaaaggaaaacaaaaaaaaggtacaTATTCAGGTCCAGGTTAGCAAATAAAACAAGCCTGTTTGACATATTTATCATATTTCTTAGTACCCCATATATAACACACACATACTTGATATACTTACTCTTCACATAAACTACGTAAACAAAATTATCATCACAtacataaaaaatgcaaaacttaACCCTCATTTATTGTTGGCAGTTCCACATAGTCCCCTCAGGAATGCCTGGGGATAACTGAAGGCAGAATTCTACTCagaatcttcctttttttttttttttaattctttgccAATATTGTCTCTGTAAGCTAATTTTATCCTCAGTATGCCAACAACCTACATAGGCAATTTTTTTATTAGGAAAGCTGAAGTGTATTATCTCATAAAAGCAACCCAAGGAGGCTGAGAAGTGCAACAAAGGATTTCCACGTTTTTCAAATTTACTTCTTATTAATTCAAAATCCAAATAGGATTTTAACCTGTGTTACACTTGAATTGTGCCAAAAGTTTCTAGAATTggtttttgtttcatctttggGGGGTATGGAATGTTTAAACATAGTGTTAAAAATCaaattgcatttaaatgaaaGTGCAAATTTTATTGCAGGCTTTAGCTAAATTAATTTACATAGCAGCCTCTTCAGCCCTTGAACCATTAAACGGTTGTCCAGATGAATATGTTTTCACATATGTATCTCTGAGGTAAAGGTCACAGTGCATGCATTCCGATGCAGAATTAATACTGTAAGAATGTTATATAGACTTGGAACATTCCTATGAAAATTTAAGTTCCTTTAACACTTCATGAAATTTCTATCTCATATGCTTCATAgaaatcacatttatttttttacctttaaACCAATATAATCATATCACAAGAGTTAAGTAGGAGTAATTATTAGTTCATTGTACCAGTAACTCTGTATTTATATCCAAACAGGTATTTGTAGTATAAGCTCCTTCTCAATTTCTATAACTACAACTTCTTCAATTGAAATACTTTTAGTCCCCATCCTGTCAATCATTCTTGCATTATCTTAATATTTTTCCCCACCGCTTCTGGAATAGCCTTCAAAATCCTGTCAGGATGTGAAGACCAAAGATTTGCTGTTTCTCTCAGCCTCTGAGACTGGAAGGCCAGCAAATACACATCAAATAAGTGCATGTAATTTTTTCTGAATCTCTTGTGGTCTAAAAAATATGTATGGGAGCTCATGAAGGACAGAAAGGATCTTTTAAGATCATAAGATATCCAGAGAACTGGTTTAAGAAGGAGAACTGTAAACATCCAggatccctttttttttaagtataattTTCAGTATCAGCATAACTACACTataaatctgaaataaacaGGCATGCCATCAcaagctgcagcagaaacacCCTGACTCATGATGGATGCTCTAGATCTCCCACGCTAAGCCTGGGTAAAGAATAACTTAGATATTTGTTACAATTAAGCATCAAAAATGACAGCATAGAAAGACCTAGCTCCTTATatctggctgaaaaaaaaaaggcagctagGATGCCTTATTTGAGTTGTCACCATCACCTGTTAGGAGAGAAGATCTGGGCAATGTTCTTGGAAAACTCAAGTCTATATGGTCCTTGCTCTTTTACTGGTCACTGTAATCATTTTGGAGTTGGAAGCTATCCTCCAAAATAGTTCtgagaaaatatctttaaaggTTAGTGTCTAAACTGTACATCTGGATTTtgcacaacaaaaaaaggaagagatatGATTAAATTCTGAAGAACATCCAGCTGGTCCGTGTCTGAATAAAATTGCACTGGTATGTGAAACTACAACTATCATAGAGGTATTCAGAAACCTATCTAGGTCCTATTGGTCTATTAGGACTATTAGTCTATTATTATAACTAGTCTATTTTTAGTTTAATAATTAGTCTATTATTAGTCTAATAGTCCATCTAATAGTCCAAAGCTTTATTAGCTTGTCCCATAGTTTCTTATTATTAATATTACCAACATTATTACTATTAGTATTATTGTTATGATTGTTCTGTGCAGACCAGTCTACAAACAGCTGAAACAGATTCTTGGAGTTAATGACAGCTATTCATTAGTGAGAAATCTGTGAATTTGGAGTATTCTCCAGAATCTCGAGTTTCTGAACAAAGCACTGAGAACTGGATCAAGGCATACATCATTGTTTCAGTCCTGATCGCAGAGTGATGCAGGACAGAGAATGGAAGTTCTCCTTCCACATCAGACTGTCTTCATCCAGACAACCATCCAGGTCTTTCAAGGACACCAACACTATACTGCATAGCTGAGAGTTGTCCATGTAAGTTGAGCCTGAACTAGTTCCAGCACTCTGCAGTGCTCTGTACAGCCACACCAGCATCTCAGTGGATTTAAGCTCATAGGACCCCTGGCTAATCATTAgacaaatgcagttttcttagcagtgatgttttgatgttttaatAGATCTATACTGTTTTTGCAGATAAAACCAGAGCATACATCGAGCACTGTGGTGCAGAGTGGACATTCCAGCCTGATCAGACCTGGCTCAGGgatttctgtagctgagaaatatcaagtttaaaaaaaaggaaacatggTGTTCCTCTATTGTTTGGCAGACAGATTCAAGCAGCTTGTAATTCCTGCTCTCCAACAGTATCTGTGTGCTAGCAACTGGCTGTTGTCTATTGCTGGACTGGCACAGAAATTCTGAGCGTGGCCCGTGTTTAGGGACACAGACCGACAACTGGTTCTGTCTGTTGTCACATTTGTCATAAAAGCCTTAAGTAGGGCATAATGAGTGCATAGAGCTTGAAATAGTCCTTTATAGGAAGAAAATGGAGCCATGTGATGTATATgtagggaaagaagaaaaaaaaaagaactagtTTCATTTGTTCCTCCACCCTCATGGAATGAAAAGGGCAGGAAAAATCTTCAGTGCTCATATACTGTGTCATTTACCTGCAAATGGTATTTATCAAAACAGGTTTTGCAGCATGCAAACAGACACTTCTCCAGCATACATTTGGAGACTACAGAAGAGGGAACTGAAGTGCAAGAAGAAgatgcaaaagaagaaaagaaaagtaaacatGGTAGATGAGAAAGAAGTGACAAACCAGCAGTCCTAGAAAGCCACTTGGCCtggggctttgggcagctgTGACCTCCACAAACCCATAACGAGCACAGCTGGCAAGCAGTCTGCAAGTTGACACTAAGAAGAATTCCACTCCAGGTTGATCTATTTTGAAAACAGTTCTTCCTGGTGGAGGGTAGGAgtgcttttttctcctgtctttgTTAAGTGAGGACGTCGTGACCATTGTGAGTTAAGTTCTGAAAAGTACTCTCTCTCCTTGGGATAAAGTGCTGATCCATCCCTGTTACTGAGGTGTCCTCTCCTCTTTCTTATTGAGAGGAGCAGCCAATTCTCACTTTGATTTGAAaggttaattttcttctgtaatcaTAATTATGCTGGCAAAGGTTGATGTGACAGAGGAAAAATTAGTCTGGTATTTTCAGCCTACAGTTTGCACTCATTTGGCGCATGAGAGCATCTCTTTATCTGCAAGCTTCCCTGCCTGCTGTTTCTATAAAAGGACCCCCTTGCTTTTTTGAATTAGTGTACAATCAGGCAAAAGGTTAACGATTCAATCAGGCTGTTTATCTGAGACTTGTAGCACATGGAAAGCATCCTTAAGAGGGCCCAGTCCTGAAGCTCTTATCCAGGAAAATCTCCCACGAGCCTCAAAGAGTGTTTTAGAAGACTGAATAAAGCGTGGGTTCTCAGCATCCAGAAAGCAAGCTCTTAGTAGAAATCACCACCACTGTGGTGACACTAGGTTGAGCTATAAAGACAGACAGGGATCTGAGTTGCCAACAGAATTGCAGTTGGCAGAATGATTCCCCAGGATTTTGTTCAGGATATTCTGTTCTAGTAATGGTTAATAATGAGAACAAGGCTTTCATTTCACTgttccattattttcttctttctgtgagTATTATTACAACCAAAGTAGTATATGGGACTTCACAAGAAAGAAGGTGAAGTATCTGTGTGTACAAAGGCTCACGCATAACAAGATCTTAGATTGCTTAAGTTCAGTTATCAACAGGGCAGTGCTTGGgagatttctcctttctgcagaaaaacaacaacaacaaaaaaaaaacaacatcataACTGATATAATTTGCACACATACAGTTACACCAAAAtacaatgtttgtttttatttctgaccCAAAGCGTCTCTTTGCCTGTATCACACTGCAGTGTATGTCACACTTCATCTAACCAGATGCGTTGTAACACTGCTTGGCTGATTGGTCTCGACAGGATAAAATCCAGTGAAGCCTGAGTAAGGTCAAGAATTGTCACTGTCTGCAGCTAGAATTGAAAACCAAGGTCAGCATCTACCCTGCAGTACACTGCTGGGCACCTAAAAACAATACAGTTATACCAGTTTATACCAGCTGGCAGCCTGGACATTAAAGTTCACAGCAGGGATTCAGCTTGCCCTCACTTGAAAGATGAGTTTCAGATACAAACTTAGACATCTAATTTCAAGTATCTATAGTAACCTGTGTCTTCCTATGAGCAAGATGCCTGAGTTCCCTTTAGAGTCAATGGACATCTGAGGTTGTCCACACAGAAAGATCAAGCAGCAATTGAGATGCACTGCAGATCTATGAGGTTGGCAGATAAGCCACTCATCCTAAATGGAACATGCACTACTCTCAGGAGACTACTGGTAAGAGGCCAGGTCCACCATGACAAGCAACTGGGAAAAGTGGTACGCAAACACCTTGAAGAATCATGTTTGGGAATCATGGCTTTGCACTTTTCCCAGTGCAATTAGTTTCAAATGCTGGCAGTGACCACAATGGGAACAGCACAAAGATCTGAAATCTCAGTGACTGTCATGGATCATTAACTGAGCAACACCTCCTTTCTGCAGGAGGACAAGTAACTCCTGTGCTTGGAAATAGTGGGACTTCTGCCAGCTTGCCTTCCACAACCCCACTGACAGCTGAAGGTGCTTCATTAGCAGCTTCAGTTCTTTCAAATCTAGTGATTTCAACTGATCTTTCCATAGGATCCTCTGCCTGTTGTTGTGGTGTTTTATGCTTAATTTCTTATCTGTTCCTGATTATACCAGAAGAAGTTTATGAATATTTATGGTTAGAATTTATAATTTAATGCTGTGCCTTTTCTGCTGATTAATTCAAGGACATCTCATTCCTTAAGATGCCCGGTTCCTGAAGAAAACACTTTCTGCTGGACACCTTATCTGAATCCTGAATGTTTATCCACCACCAAAAGTCAAAGGCAGACTTCTGCCCTCACAGGCAGCTTCCCCCATTGCACTGCAGCATGTATAGGTCTGTCTGAGTTCCTCAGAAATTGATCTGATTTCATACAACAAGCAGCCAAAGTAGCAGAAGAGGtgtttgtctttaaaaataatacataattcATCACTCTCCCTGCCACAGCCTCAGATGTTGACATAGAACTTTGTTTGTTGGATTGATTTTTAatccatgaaaacaaaaagagtgAGGGGACAAATATTCACCTACTTCCTCACTCTGAGATGCGTTGACCTTACTCCTCCTTCCATTCATTTCCCACTTGCAATCTGTCTGGCTGGATACAAATGATAACACAAGAAAGCAGGAGGCTTGGCTTCCTCCAGTTCTGCATAGCAATCACAAAATAATAGAAGTGAGCCTAAAGGGAAAGATACCATACACCTTTAGCTGCAAGGGCCTAGAAAAGAAACTAAGGATATTCAAATGTATGACGTGATACAGTGTCAGAGATTTGAAATTTAATCACCCTTCTCCCTGTCCTTACAGAGTCCTCTTCCCTGCTGTTTGAAAGACAGGTCACCAAAAAGTGCTGACTGCTGTACTCTTTCACAGGAAACTATTTTTCAGCCAAGACACAATTGTTATATTTGCAAGAAAAGAACAACTTACTTGGGAAAGCTCTGCTTCAAATTTCTGCAAGAGCGTTGTGGCTATCACTTGCAATTGCTCGGCCTTCTGCACGGGAAAGGTGGTATCCGGTAAGTACACAGAGCACTGACAACTTCCATGGTCATCCAGAGAGCCAGTCACATTGGcaaacagctgcaaaaacaAGGCAATAATGAAAAAAACGTTAATATTCTTCTCTAGAACCAATAGATAATGCCTGGCAATAATCTGACAATCATAGGATCAACATCTCTgctgttagattttttttcacctttttgtTCCAAGGAATTCCTATTATCTGGTAATTTTCTTTTGGCTCAGCCTTACAAatctttcagaataaataaataaataaataaatgttgctGTAAAAATTTAAtctttggaaaaacagaagcatatAACACTCCTTACTTCCCCAGCTTGCAATAAGTTACCCAGAGAACCTGtgggtgccccagccctggagctgctcaaggccaggtctttatggggccctgggcagcctgaactgctGGGTGGCAATGCCCATGTCAAGGAGCTgagactggatgatctttgaggtcccttccaacaaaagccattctatgatcctatgaatTTTATGGACAAATAtcctaagaaaatgaaagaatctaACCAGGAGGTGAGAAACCACACAatagcaagaaaataataacttaGTAACTTATGTCCTACGTTTACTGCTCTGTTTATCCGAATTGAATTAATCAAATCATCTAGTTATTTCCATGCATAGAGCTGAAAgcagcaaaatagaaaaatagtgACTGGGaaagttttgaaaagaaacatgctTTGTTTGAAATTTCTTAGCCAGCCCCAGCAAACAGGCATGAATTTTATTATCTATTAGTGAAAAGTGAAGAATTAAATATTCAGGCTCAAACTAATGTAAAGATACCTCTTTTCCTACAGTGTTGAACATCACACTACACATCACAGCCCACTCGTTCACAGCCGTGGATAGCTTGCAAAACTATGACCCATGCCATTAGCATGAATTGCCTTGTCCTGGTTGTCTGCATGCTCAGAGCATCACCACTGGAGCAATGGATATGGTGTTCGGAAAGGTCAGGGCTGGCAATTCATGATTGTGCCATAATTTATAGCCAAATCACATAATTTCCACTGGGTTGAATTCAGAGCATGTTTGGGGCAGTGAAatatttgggttttgtttgtacACAAAACATTTGCCAGTTCATAAATCTATCACAACTTtattaataaatttatttattgttactttaaaatattctggCACATACTTCAGTGCAGCTGCATATTTTCAAGCTAGAAGCTTGCTCTTCAAATACACTTCTTTCTATAATCTCTCCTCTTGCCTTGCAGAAATCCCAGTGTTATTCAtctattttcttattctctctccctcttaaaaatcaaaagaagcaaacaacaaaactatTAACCAAAAAATGGAACTTCAGCACTTCTTCTCTCACTTTTTCACAGTGGTTTCAATTAACTTCCTCACCACCCAACTAGCCCCGTGATGGCCAGCAGCAAAGCCCAAGAATAGAGCAGCAGCAAGAAGGAATGATCCAAGTTCACACTTCTGGCAACATTTTTCTGCAGCCATAACAAACAGCATGTGCCTCATTTTGAAAGGAATCATGAAAAGATGTTTTATCTGTGTTATTCAAGCATCATGGTCCTTAAAACTTCACTCCAGGCCAGACTACTGAAGACATTTAAcatgaaaagaagcaaagaagtaTCTCATAGGATGCAAGAGTGTCCCAGCACGTCATTTCTATTGATTTCCCTGCCAGATAGGTTACGAAAGCACTTCTGAATATCACACTAAAAACATACTGCAAACTAATTCTGAGTACCTTTAAAGATACATCTAACAGAATGTAAGCTAGTATGAAAAATAAGTCCCTAAGTCCTTAGGTCTTAAGAATAGCTCACTTGGGATCTTTTGCATCTCTGATTCCTCTACATGGGCATGATAAGGATGGTATGTTGCTCAGCaataacaggaaaataaacaggaaggggaaaaagaacaaagaaagaaagaaatatggcTTACTGAGTATCTGTAGGACTGTCATGTGCATTGGCATACTAACTGTTGAGTGGAAGGTCTTGTATTCCATCCCTTCCTTATATAACACAGATAtaatatatgtgtacatatttaatatatatgcatgcatatGCTAGAAGAGAGTATACTACACATAGAATAGCATAGTATGTACTACACATATGCATGTGTTTCTATATCTAGAAATGTGTGAAATATAAGTTTTACATTTCACTAAACTACAGTCCTAACTATACAGAGCCATCCATTTTTTTCTAGTGGTACAATGCTTATTCCATATGTCAAATAAACTCTTCATAAGTTTACTCAAATGATCACCCGAAATgatcctgcagaaaaacctcCAACTTGGGCATTCAAATTCCCTATGAAAAAAcaataattctattttaatatttgtgttGAAAGAGAGCCTAGAGTTGAAGGCAGAGCTTCACTGCACTCAGTGCTATTTATATGCATGCCAAGAGACAGTTTTCCCAATGGAGAAGACAGCCTGGGCAGGGAAAACTGCTTCCTCTCTTTCATTGACATTGCTAACTTTAGGATTATGATATTgatgagaaaaagaagcagttttTAGTTAAGATCCTCTTGGGTCAGCAAGTGCTTCAATCATCATATAATATCAATCAAATGATGACCATATAGCAAAAATGTCTTTCCTTATCCTATGGAAAAATGCACAGGACAAGCTGTTACTTTTGATggatttgtgtgttttttaaagtttaataaTTTACACTGAATCTTTAAATGAGAGCAAACTGTCCTAGCCTACAGCAAGGACTCGACAGCAACATTTCACTGTAAAATTAAGCTGttacatatacatattttaagctatgagaaatgtttctttcccACATCCCTTCAATTTAAGAAAGACACCAAGAGCCAACAGTTACCTGatctgctgaaaaacagaaaatgtattcaGTTACCTAAACTGTAAATTAGAGTTATATCCTCAAAACAGCCTAACCATTTCAATCCTTCATTTCCAGCTATATTGCATCCCAGTGGCATTCACAATTCTGAATTAGCTTCTCGCTCTTCCTAAGACAGAATGTGATCCACAGAAACCATATGGAAAGTACAGAAGCCATGTCATCTGTACTACAAGGAGATGGATGTGTTTTGGGTCCCGCTCCTAATTCCATTTAACTTTTTAAGCTCTCAGCTGGAGGTGGAGATTTTAACACTCTCTTATAAGAGGTTTCTCCATACATCCCACACTGGGCTAGCCTGGGTGATGAAAACCTGCTGTCAAGCTGCCTACTGTCTTTGACttgagctggagctgtgctttggGTAAACACTGTTCTTGATGCTTAGGTTTCAGGACCACTCAGAGCAATCGTAGCCTGTAGAATCATGTCCAAAAGCAAACATGTTACTGAGCAGTCACTGACAGAGGGAGGCAAAGAGATTCTGAAATCCACAGACCTTGGAATTGAGCACTGTACCAGAATTCTTAAAAATCAGGTTCAAGTCCCTCTACATGTAAATAGTTGAGTAAAATTTGAACTAAGTAGAACAGGGAGAATCAAGATTTTCTCACTCTCATCAGCATCTAGAGGACACTTTTTAGAGGTGACAGAATATTATTTCAAGGCCCTACTCTCATTTGCATGAGGAAGACAGAACTGAACAGAAGCCTTCCCCTTCCTCCAGGGACGTCATCACCACCAAACTATTTGAAAATCTGTCATCAGATCTCTGTGGCCCAAACTGTTTCGTGTCTGGGATGCAATTCAGTAGTCATAAGGGCTGTATCAAATCACTGGATGTGACCAAAGCACAGAATGACATGGCAACAACACTGACAATTTTGGGAATTCATCTCTTCATAGATcctagatcacagaatcacagaattgtaggggttggaaggaacctccagagatcatctagtccaatccccttgccaaagcaggttccctacatcAGGTTCCATAGGTAGGTGTCCAGggggtcttgaatatctccagagaaggagaatttacagcctctctggacagcctgttccagcactctgtcaccctcaccatgaaaaagttgttttgcatattcctatgctccagtttatggccatttccccttgtcctgtccccacagaccactgaaaaggGGTTGGCCATGTCCCTTTGTGTCCCatacttaagatatttataaacattaataagatcatCTCTGAGTCTTCTTATCTCAAGGCTGAACCAGttcgctcagcctttcctcacaggggagatgctccagggaTTTTATAATCTTTGTGGTtttctgctggactctttccaggagatccttgtcttttttgcctgctgagcccagaactggaaacagtactcaagatgaggcctgaccagggcagagtagaggggaggatcacctcccttaaTCTGCTGGCCACAatccttttaatgcaccccaggatgccattgtccttcttggccaccagggcactCTGCTGtctcatggccaatctgtcaTTCACGAGGACCCCCAGTTCTGTCTCCACAgagttcctctccagcaggtaATCCCCCAGCTTCTACTGAcacatgcagttattccttcccaggtacaagactctacacttgcttttgttaaacctcatctgatTTCTTACTGCAACATCTGGGTATCTTGACTTACCTGGATCAGGGTTAAGCCTCCAAGTGATTatgttgcatttaaaaaatgcatggAAACTTCTTAGTTATACTCTTTTTCAGACTTTATTGAACAGTTAGCAATGGTCATACCTTTGGGGAGGTGTGCTGGCTGGTAATCTTCTCATTAAGCTGAGTCAGATATTGAAGTGTGCTGACAGAAGGAGTctaaaatggaaaggaaagccTCTTTCAGTGCAAATTCCTGCATTTGTCACCTTCCTTTCTCCACCAGCTAGCCACCATCCTACAGCTACAAAGCACTTTGATTTTACTATGGGAGCCATCCCCAGAAACTATAAAATTAATTGACTTCTCTTGACAACTAGCATTTCCCTGAGCACTCTGTCACTTCGCAGACACCTTGTTCCAAAGACAGGCTATGTGTGGCCGGAGGAAGGCAGGGGATGCTCATCCTGCTCAAGAAGTGTGAGCTGGGGCCCTGACAGACAGATCTGGCAGATCTGTGTGGCAGTCGAAAACAACAGCACTGTGTCCCCCTGCCCTAAATTCACAGACTGCTGTTCTTCCAGCAGTGACATCTGCTCCAGGCCGCCCAGATTGCGCGCCAGTCTCTCGGAGCAGGACTTGCTGCCCCTTCAATCTAAGCCATCAGGTTGCAAGCTGTGACAGCTGGGGCATGTGTCCCACTCTGCTCACAGTGGAAGGGACAACATCGAGCCATGGGGAGGGAGCACGAGGTGAGCTGCCATGCTTCTCAGCTGGGAAGCTGACCCACCTGGGAGTCTTTTATATAATAAAACAACATACATCCCTTTTAACGTTCAGATGTGAACATATGTGCCTCCCTGTCACAGAAAGGAGAGCAGCTGTCACCCTGGCATTGTACATCCCTGGAGGTCTGCCTGTACATCCCTGGAGTGTGCTGAGGATGGTGTACCATGGTGATACGGCACACTGCTGCCCACAGGAGAGCCTCATCAAAACCTGTTACAAGGTGGGAATTGCAGCAACACACCCTCAATGTCAAATGGTGTGACAGACGAAGCACCAAATGGGCTTCCCCCCAGGAGGACACCTATTGCTCAGTCTTGCTGCATTTCCCAAATCCCAGCCCCCATTCCTGAGCCAGAGGTGATGGGGAACTCCAAGTGGGCAGCAAACGGGACAGTATAGACAAACTTTTGTAGGACAGTTTATCAAAGCAATCCATTTGAACAACCATATGTGTGTTCAGGCATGGTGTGAGAGTAGGTA is a genomic window of Meleagris gallopavo isolate NT-WF06-2002-E0010 breed Aviagen turkey brand Nicholas breeding stock chromosome 1, Turkey_5.1, whole genome shotgun sequence containing:
- the LOC100542621 gene encoding olfactomedin-4-like, with the translated sequence MKNTQVALLLLVQGTITQATITATTDVTPSVSTLQYLTQLNEKITSQHTSPKLFANVTGSLDDHGSCQCSVYLPDTTFPVQKAEQLQVIATTLLQKFEAELSQVSCSFLANITIVSWLKNSFL